A single genomic interval of Anthonomus grandis grandis chromosome 17, icAntGran1.3, whole genome shotgun sequence harbors:
- the LOC126746536 gene encoding THO complex subunit 4, protein MVDKIEMSLEDIIKTSKQGRGRGRRGGNRGGNRGGQRQQRGGGSNFRRGGGGGGAVRGGRGRGGISRSFTRGDVNSAWKHDLFEGFGARKVAAARAVVQATMGPTKLMVSNLDFGVSDSDIQELFAEFGPLKSAAVHYDRSGRSLGTADVIFERRSDAIKAMKQYNGVPLDGRAMNIQLTTSEIPVPPRRSIGGAERRFGGNQRSPRGVKSGRPVRGQMTRGRRGGGGRNQQRKQPTAEELDAELDAYTKEMK, encoded by the exons ATGGTCGACAAAATCGAAATGAGTCTCGAGGACATCATAAAAACCAGTAAACAGGGTCGGGGCCGCGGCAGAAGAGGCGGTAATCGCGGGGGTAACAGAGGCGGTCAACGCCAACAACGCGGAGGCGGTAGTAATTTTAGAAGGGGCGGCGGCGGCGGTGGGGCGGTTAGGGGCGGCCGTGGTCGCGGAGGCATCTCGCGCTCCTTCACACGG GGCGACGTGAACAGTGCGTGGAAGCACGACCTGTTCGAAGGGTTCGGGGCCCGCAAGGTGGCGGCCGCCCGGGCCGTAGTGCAGGCCACCATGGGGCCCACCAAATTAATGGTGTCCAACTTGGATTTCGGGGTGTCCGACTCGGACATCCAGGAGTTGTTTGCCGAGTTTGGGCCCCTTAAAAGTGCCGCCGTGCACTACGATCGGTCGGGCAGATCGTTAGGTACGGCCGATGTCATATTCGAGAGGAGAAGCGACGCTATTAAGGCCATGAAGCAGTACAACGGGGTGCCTTTGGATGGACGAGCGATGAACATACAATTGACAACCAGCGAGATCCCTGTGCCTCCCAGGAGGTCGATTGGAGGTGCCGAAAGAAGATTCGGAGGCAACCAGAGGAGTCCTCGAGGGGTTAAAAGTGGACGGCCAGTTAGAGGACAAATGACAC GTGGTCGTAGAGGCGGAGGCGGCAGAAACCAACAGAGAAAACAGCCCACAGCCGAGGAACTAGACGCAGAGCTCGACGCCTACACCAAAGAAATGAAGTAA